Proteins found in one Taeniopygia guttata chromosome 27, bTaeGut7.mat, whole genome shotgun sequence genomic segment:
- the STAT3 gene encoding signal transducer and activator of transcription 3 isoform X1 — protein sequence MAQWNQLQQLDTRYLEQLHQLYSDSFPMELRQFLAPWIESQDWAYAASKESHATLVFHNLLGEIDQQYSRFLQESNVLYQHNLRRIKQFLQSRYLEKPMEIARIVARCLWEESRLLQTAATAAQQGGQATHPTAAVVTEKQQMLEQHLQDVRKRVQDLEQKMKVVENLQDDFDFNYKTLKSQGDMQDLNGNNQSVTRQKMQQLEQMLTALDQMRRGIVSELAGLLSAMEYVQKMLADEELADWKRRQQIACIGGPPNICLDRLENWITSLAESQLQTRQQIKKLEELQQKVSYKGDPIVQHRPMLEERIVELFRNLMKSAFVVERQPCMPMHPDRPLVIKTGVQFTTKVRLLVKFPELNYQLKIKVCIDKDSGDVAALRGSRKFNILGTNTKVMNMEESNNGSLSAEFKHLTLREQRCGNGGRANCDASLIVTEELHLITFETEVYHQGLKIDLETHSLPVVVISNICQMPNAWASILWYNMLTNNPKNVNFFTKPPIGTWDQVAEVLSWQFSSTTKRGLSIEQLTTLAEKLLGPGVNYSGCQITWAKFCKENMAGKGFSFWVWLDNIIDLVKKYILALWNEGYIMGFISKERERAILSTKPPGTFLLRFSESSKEGGITFTWVEKDISGKTQIQSVEPYTKQQLNNMSFAEIIMGYKIMDATNILVSPLVYLYPDIPKEEAFGKYCRSESQEHSEATDSGSAAPYLKTKFICVTPTSFSNTIDLPMSPRTLDSLMQFGNSSEGAESNAGGQFESLTFDMELTPECASSPM from the exons ATGGCACAGTGGAACCAGCTACAGCAGCTCGACACGCGGTacctggagcagctccaccAGCTCTACAGCGACAGCTTCCCCATGGAGCTCCGGCAGTTCCTGGCCCCGTGGATTGAAAGCCAGGACTG GGCGTACGCTGCCAGCAAGGAGTCTCACGCCACGCTGGTGTTCCACAACCTGCTGGGGGAGATCGACCAGCAGTACAGCCGCTTTCTGCAGGAGTCCAACGTCCTCTACCAGCACAACCTGCGCCGCATCAAGCAGTTCCTGCAG AGCAGATACTTGGAGAAGCCAATGGAAATAGCTCGCATCGTGGCTCGCTGCCTCTGGGAAGAGTCCCGGCTCCTCCAGACCGCTGCCACCGCAGCCCAG CAAGGGGGACAGGCAACACATCCAACAGCAGCTGTGGtgacagagaagcagcagatgctggagcagcacctgcaggatGTCAGGAAGAGGGTGCAG GATCTGGAGCAGAAGATGAAAGTGGTGGAGAATCTCCAAGATGACTTTGATTTTAACTACAAGACTTTGAAAAGCCAAGGAG ACATGCAGGACCTGAACGGGAACAACCAGTCGGTGACCCGGCAGAagatgcagcagctggagcaaaTGCTGACAGCACTGGACCAGATGCGCAGG GGCATAGTGAGCGAGCTGGCTGGGCTGCTGTCAGCCATGGAGTATGTGCAGAAGATGCTGGCAGATGAGGAACTGGCAGACTGGAAGAGGCGGCAGCAGATTGCCTGCATTGGTGGCCCACCCAATATCTGCCTGGACCGGCTTGAGAACTG GATAACCTCCCTCGCTGAATCGCAGCTACAGACCCGGCAGCAGATCAAGAAGTTGGAAGAACTGCAGCAAAAAGTATCCTATAAGGGTGACCCAATCGTGCAGCACCGGCCCATGCTGGAGGAGCGGATTGTGGAGCTGTTCAGGAACCTGATGAAAAG TGCTTTTGTTGTGGAGAGGCAGCCCTGCATGCCCATGCACCCCGACCGGCCCCTTGTCATCAAGACAGGTGTGCAGTTCACCACCAAAGTCAG GTTGTTGGTCAAGTTTCCAGAGCTGAACTATCAGCTGAAAATCAAAGTCTGCATTGACAA GGACTCTGGGGATGTTGCAGCACTTCGGGG GTCCCGGAAGTTTAACATCCTGGGGACCAACACCAAGGTCATGAACATGGAGGAGTCGAACAACGGCAGCCTCTCAGCAGAGTTCAAACACCTG ACCCTGCGGGAGCAGCGGTGTGGGAATGGAGGCCGAGCCAACTGTGAT GCCTCGCTGATAGTCACTGAGGAGCTGCACCTCATCACGTTTGAGACAGAGGTGTATCACCAGGGGCTGAAGATCGACCTGGAG ACCCACTCGCTGCCTGTGGTGGTCATCTCCAACATCTGTCAGATGCCCAATGCCTGGGCGTCCATCCTGTGGTACAACATGCTGACCAACAACCCCAAG AACGTGAACTTCTTCACCAAGCCACCCATTGGGACCTGGGACCAGGTGGCAGAGGTGCTGAGCTGGCAGTTCTCCTCCACCACAAAGCGCGGGCTCAGCATTGAGCAGCTGACCACGCTGGCAGAAAAACTGCTGG gaCCAGGTGTGAATTACTCTGGCTGTCAGATCACCTGGGCCAAGTTTTGCAAG GAGAACATGGCTGGCAAAGGCTTCTCTTTCTGGGTGTGGCTGGACAACATCATTGACTTGGTGAAGAAGTACATCCTGGCGCTCTGGAACGAAGG GTACATCATGGGCTTCATCAGCAAGGAGCGGGAGCGAGCCATCCTGAGCACCAAGCCCCCGGGGACCTTTCTTCTGCGCTTCAGTGAGAGCAGCAAGGAAGGAGGCATCACCTTCACGTGGGTGGAGAAGGACATCAGTG GGAAGACGCAGATCCAGTCGGTGGAGCCTTacaccaagcagcagctgaacaaCATGTCATTTGCGGAGATCATCATGGGCTACAAAATCATGGATGCCACCAACATCCTGGTGTCCCCACTGGTGTACCTGTACCCAGACATCCCCAAGGAGGAGGCGTTTGGAAAGTACTGCCGCTCCGAGAGCCAGGAACACTCGGAAGCGACGGACTCAGGTA GTGCTGCTCCGTACCTGAAGACCAAGTTCATCTGTGTCACCCC CACCTCCTTCAGCAACACCATCGACCTGCCCATGTCCCCGCGCACCCTGGACTCGCTCATGCAGTTCGGCAACAGCAGCGAGGGCGCAGAGAGCAACGCGGGCGGGCAGTTCG AGTCGCTGACCTTCGACATGGAGCTGACCCCAGAGTGTGCGTCCTCGCCCATGTGA
- the LOC100222731 gene encoding signal transducer and activator of transcription 5B isoform X2, with protein MAVWIQAQQLQGEALRQMQALYGQHFPIEVRHYLSQWIESQAWDSIDLDNPQENVKATQLLEGLIQELQKKADHQVGEDGFLLKIKLGHYATQLQNTYDRCPMELVRCIRHILYHEQRLVREANNSPSPSGSLVDAMSQKHLQINQTFEELRLITQDSENELKKLQQTQEYFIIQYQENMRLQAQFSQLSQLGPQERMSRETTLQQKKASLEAWLHREAQTLQQYRVDLAEKHQKTLQLLRKQQTTILDDELIQWKRRQQLAGNGGPPEGTLDVLQTWCEKLAEIIWQNRQQIRRAEHLCQQLPIPGPVEEMLSELNGTITDIISALVTSTFIIEKQPPQVLKTQTKFAATVRLLVGGKLNVHMNPPQVKATIISEQQAKALLKNESTRNESSGEILNNCCVMEYHQATGTLSAHFRNMSLKRIKRSDRRGAESVTEEKFTILFESQFSVGGNELVFQVKTLSLPVVVIVHGSQDNNATATVLWDNAFAEPGRVPFAVPDKVQWPQLCEALNMKFKAEVQSSRGLTKENLVFLAQKLFNSTSSHLEDYSSTTVSWSQFNRENLPGRNYTFWQWFDGVMEVLKKHLKPHWNDGAILGFVNKQQAHDLLINKPDGTFLLRFSDSEIGGITIAWKFDSSERMFWNLMPFTTRDFSIRSLADRLGDLSYLIYVFPDRPKDEVFSKYYTPVLSKAVDGYVKPQIKQVVPEFVNASGDSAPGGATYMDQAPSPAVCSQPPYNMYTQNPDPVLDPEGDFDLEDTMDVARHVEELLRRPVDSQWIPHAQS; from the exons ATGGCGGTGTGGATCCaggcccagcagctccagggagaagCCCTGCGGCAGATGCAGGCGCTCTATGGGCAGCACTTCCCCATCGAGGTGCGGCACTACCTGTCCCAGTGGATCGAGAGCCAGGCATG GGACTCCATCGACCTTGACAACCCCCAGGAGAATGTGAAGGCGACACAGCTTCTGGAGGGGCTgatccaggagctgcagaagaaggcAGACCACCAAGTGGGTGAGGACGGCTTCCTGCTGAAGATCAAGCTGGGGCACTACGCCACGCAGCTGCAG AACACGTATGACCGATGCCCCATGGAGCTGGTGCGCTGCATCCGGCACATCCTCTACCACGAGCAGCGGCTGGTGCGGGAGGCAAACAAC agcccttcCCCATCTGGCTCCCTGGTGGACGCCATGTCCCAGAAGCACCTGCAGATCAACCAAACCTTTGAGGAGCTGCGGCTCATCACTCAGGACTCAGAGAATGAGCTCAAAAAGCTGCAGCAGACACAGGAATACTTCATCATCCAGTACCAGGAGAACATGCGACTCCAAG CCCAgttctcccagctctcccagctgggcCCGCAGGAGCGCATGTCGCGGGAGACGACGCTGCAGCAGAAGAAGGCGTCGCTGGAGGCCTGGCTGCACCGTGAGGCCCAGACACTACAGCAGTACCGCGTG GACCTGGCTGAGAAGCACCAGAAGACGCTGCAGCTGCTGCGCAAGCAGCAAACAACCATCCTGGATGATGAGCTGATCCAGTGGAAGCGTCGGCAGCAGCTGGCGGGGAATGGGGGCCCACCCGAAGGCACCTTGGACGTGCTGCAGACCTG GTGTGAGAAGCTGGCAGAGATCATCTGGCAGAACCGGCAGCAGATCCGCCGTGCCGAgcacctgtgccagcagctgccaatCCCAGGCCCGGTGGAGGAGATGCTCTCAGAGCTGAACGGAACCATCACCGACATCATCTCTGCCCTGGTCACCAG CACCTTCATCATCGAGAAGCAGCCCCCACAAGTGCTGAAGACACAGACCAAGTTTGCAGCCACCGTGCGGCTCCTGGTGGGGGGGAAGCTGAATGTGCACATGAACCCCCCTCAAGTGAAGGCCACCATCATCAGCGAGCAGCAAGCCAAGGCCCTGCTGAAGAATGAGAGCACCCGCAA TGAGAGCAGCGGGGAGATCCTCAACAACTGCTGTGTGATGGAGTATCACCAGGCCACCGGCACACTCAGCGCCCACTTCCGCAACATG TCCCTGAAGCGGATCAAGCGCTCGGATCGCCGCGGGGCTGAGTCAGTGACAGAGGAGAAGTTCACCATCCTCTTCGAGTCACAGTTCAGTGTTGGTGGGAATGAGCTGGTCTTCCAGGTGAAG acgctgtccctgcctgtggtggTGATTGTGCACGGGAGCCAGGACAACAATGCCACGGCCACCGTGCTTTGGGACAACGCCTTTGCTGAGCCC GGCCGCGTGCCCTTCGCTGTGCCCGACAAGGTGCAGTGGCCACAGCTCTGCGAGGCGCTCAACATGAAGTTCAAGGCAGAAGTGCAGAGCAGCCGCGGGCTGACCAAGGAGAACCTGGTGTTCCTGGCACAAAAGCTCTTCAACAGCACCAGCTCCCACCTGGAGGACTACAGCAGCACCACAGTGTCCTGGTCCCAGTTCAACCGG GAAAACCTGCCTGGGAGGAATTACACCTTCTGGCAGTGGTTTGACGGGGTCATGGAGGTGCTGAAGAAGCATTTGAAGCCGCACTGGAATGACGG GGCCATCCTGGGCTTCGTCAACAAGCAGCAGGCGCACGACCTGCTCATCAACAAGCCCGACGGGACCTTCCTCCTGCGCTTCAGCGACTCGGAGATCGGTGGCATCACCATTGCCTGGAAGTTCGACTCCT CTGAGAGGATGTTCTGGAACCTGATGCCTTTCACCACCAGGGACTTCTCCATCCGCTCCTTGGCTGACCGCCTCGGGGATCTCAGTTACCTCATCTACGTGTTCCCCGACCGGCCCAAGGATGAGGTGTTCTCCAAGTACTACACGCCGGTTCTCT CTAAAGCTGTGGATGGATACGTGAAGCCACAGATCAAGCAAGTGGTGCCAGA GTTTGTGAATGCATCAGGAGATTCTGCCCCTGGAGGGGCCACCTACATGGACCAGGCACCCTCGCCTGCCGTCTGCTCCCAGCCTCCTTACAACATGTACACCCAGAA CCCCGACCCTGTGCTGGACCCCGAGGGTGATTTTGACCTGGAAGACACGATGGATGTGGCAAGGCACGTTGAGGAGCTGCTGCGGCGCCCCGTGGACAGTCAGTGGATCCCCCACGCCCAGTCGTGA
- the LOC100222731 gene encoding signal transducer and activator of transcription 5B isoform X1: MAVWIQAQQLQGEALRQMQALYGQHFPIEVRHYLSQWIESQAWDSIDLDNPQENVKATQLLEGLIQELQKKADHQVGEDGFLLKIKLGHYATQLQNTYDRCPMELVRCIRHILYHEQRLVREANNSPSPSGSLVDAMSQKHLQINQTFEELRLITQDSENELKKLQQTQEYFIIQYQENMRLQAQFSQLSQLGPQERMSRETTLQQKKASLEAWLHREAQTLQQYRVDLAEKHQKTLQLLRKQQTTILDDELIQWKRRQQLAGNGGPPEGTLDVLQTWCEKLAEIIWQNRQQIRRAEHLCQQLPIPGPVEEMLSELNGTITDIISALVTSTFIIEKQPPQVLKTQTKFAATVRLLVGGKLNVHMNPPQVKATIISEQQAKALLKNESTRNESSGEILNNCCVMEYHQATGTLSAHFRNMSLKRIKRSDRRGAESVTEEKFTILFESQFSVGGNELVFQVKTLSLPVVVIVHGSQDNNATATVLWDNAFAEPGRVPFAVPDKVQWPQLCEALNMKFKAEVQSSRGLTKENLVFLAQKLFNSTSSHLEDYSSTTVSWSQFNRENLPGRNYTFWQWFDGVMEVLKKHLKPHWNDGAILGFVNKQQAHDLLINKPDGTFLLRFSDSEIGGITIAWKFDSSERMFWNLMPFTTRDFSIRSLADRLGDLSYLIYVFPDRPKDEVFSKYYTPVLCESTPAKAVDGYVKPQIKQVVPEFVNASGDSAPGGATYMDQAPSPAVCSQPPYNMYTQNPDPVLDPEGDFDLEDTMDVARHVEELLRRPVDSQWIPHAQS; encoded by the exons ATGGCGGTGTGGATCCaggcccagcagctccagggagaagCCCTGCGGCAGATGCAGGCGCTCTATGGGCAGCACTTCCCCATCGAGGTGCGGCACTACCTGTCCCAGTGGATCGAGAGCCAGGCATG GGACTCCATCGACCTTGACAACCCCCAGGAGAATGTGAAGGCGACACAGCTTCTGGAGGGGCTgatccaggagctgcagaagaaggcAGACCACCAAGTGGGTGAGGACGGCTTCCTGCTGAAGATCAAGCTGGGGCACTACGCCACGCAGCTGCAG AACACGTATGACCGATGCCCCATGGAGCTGGTGCGCTGCATCCGGCACATCCTCTACCACGAGCAGCGGCTGGTGCGGGAGGCAAACAAC agcccttcCCCATCTGGCTCCCTGGTGGACGCCATGTCCCAGAAGCACCTGCAGATCAACCAAACCTTTGAGGAGCTGCGGCTCATCACTCAGGACTCAGAGAATGAGCTCAAAAAGCTGCAGCAGACACAGGAATACTTCATCATCCAGTACCAGGAGAACATGCGACTCCAAG CCCAgttctcccagctctcccagctgggcCCGCAGGAGCGCATGTCGCGGGAGACGACGCTGCAGCAGAAGAAGGCGTCGCTGGAGGCCTGGCTGCACCGTGAGGCCCAGACACTACAGCAGTACCGCGTG GACCTGGCTGAGAAGCACCAGAAGACGCTGCAGCTGCTGCGCAAGCAGCAAACAACCATCCTGGATGATGAGCTGATCCAGTGGAAGCGTCGGCAGCAGCTGGCGGGGAATGGGGGCCCACCCGAAGGCACCTTGGACGTGCTGCAGACCTG GTGTGAGAAGCTGGCAGAGATCATCTGGCAGAACCGGCAGCAGATCCGCCGTGCCGAgcacctgtgccagcagctgccaatCCCAGGCCCGGTGGAGGAGATGCTCTCAGAGCTGAACGGAACCATCACCGACATCATCTCTGCCCTGGTCACCAG CACCTTCATCATCGAGAAGCAGCCCCCACAAGTGCTGAAGACACAGACCAAGTTTGCAGCCACCGTGCGGCTCCTGGTGGGGGGGAAGCTGAATGTGCACATGAACCCCCCTCAAGTGAAGGCCACCATCATCAGCGAGCAGCAAGCCAAGGCCCTGCTGAAGAATGAGAGCACCCGCAA TGAGAGCAGCGGGGAGATCCTCAACAACTGCTGTGTGATGGAGTATCACCAGGCCACCGGCACACTCAGCGCCCACTTCCGCAACATG TCCCTGAAGCGGATCAAGCGCTCGGATCGCCGCGGGGCTGAGTCAGTGACAGAGGAGAAGTTCACCATCCTCTTCGAGTCACAGTTCAGTGTTGGTGGGAATGAGCTGGTCTTCCAGGTGAAG acgctgtccctgcctgtggtggTGATTGTGCACGGGAGCCAGGACAACAATGCCACGGCCACCGTGCTTTGGGACAACGCCTTTGCTGAGCCC GGCCGCGTGCCCTTCGCTGTGCCCGACAAGGTGCAGTGGCCACAGCTCTGCGAGGCGCTCAACATGAAGTTCAAGGCAGAAGTGCAGAGCAGCCGCGGGCTGACCAAGGAGAACCTGGTGTTCCTGGCACAAAAGCTCTTCAACAGCACCAGCTCCCACCTGGAGGACTACAGCAGCACCACAGTGTCCTGGTCCCAGTTCAACCGG GAAAACCTGCCTGGGAGGAATTACACCTTCTGGCAGTGGTTTGACGGGGTCATGGAGGTGCTGAAGAAGCATTTGAAGCCGCACTGGAATGACGG GGCCATCCTGGGCTTCGTCAACAAGCAGCAGGCGCACGACCTGCTCATCAACAAGCCCGACGGGACCTTCCTCCTGCGCTTCAGCGACTCGGAGATCGGTGGCATCACCATTGCCTGGAAGTTCGACTCCT CTGAGAGGATGTTCTGGAACCTGATGCCTTTCACCACCAGGGACTTCTCCATCCGCTCCTTGGCTGACCGCCTCGGGGATCTCAGTTACCTCATCTACGTGTTCCCCGACCGGCCCAAGGATGAGGTGTTCTCCAAGTACTACACGCCGGTTCTCTGTGAGTCCACGCCAG CTAAAGCTGTGGATGGATACGTGAAGCCACAGATCAAGCAAGTGGTGCCAGA GTTTGTGAATGCATCAGGAGATTCTGCCCCTGGAGGGGCCACCTACATGGACCAGGCACCCTCGCCTGCCGTCTGCTCCCAGCCTCCTTACAACATGTACACCCAGAA CCCCGACCCTGTGCTGGACCCCGAGGGTGATTTTGACCTGGAAGACACGATGGATGTGGCAAGGCACGTTGAGGAGCTGCTGCGGCGCCCCGTGGACAGTCAGTGGATCCCCCACGCCCAGTCGTGA
- the STAT3 gene encoding signal transducer and activator of transcription 3 isoform X2 has protein sequence MAQWNQLQQLDTRYLEQLHQLYSDSFPMELRQFLAPWIESQDWAYAASKESHATLVFHNLLGEIDQQYSRFLQESNVLYQHNLRRIKQFLQSRYLEKPMEIARIVARCLWEESRLLQTAATAAQQGGQATHPTAAVVTEKQQMLEQHLQDVRKRVQDLEQKMKVVENLQDDFDFNYKTLKSQGDMQDLNGNNQSVTRQKMQQLEQMLTALDQMRRGIVSELAGLLSAMEYVQKMLADEELADWKRRQQIACIGGPPNICLDRLENWITSLAESQLQTRQQIKKLEELQQKVSYKGDPIVQHRPMLEERIVELFRNLMKSAFVVERQPCMPMHPDRPLVIKTGVQFTTKVRLLVKFPELNYQLKIKVCIDKDSGDVAALRGSRKFNILGTNTKVMNMEESNNGSLSAEFKHLTLREQRCGNGGRANCDASLIVTEELHLITFETEVYHQGLKIDLETHSLPVVVISNICQMPNAWASILWYNMLTNNPKNVNFFTKPPIGTWDQVAEVLSWQFSSTTKRGLSIEQLTTLAEKLLGPGVNYSGCQITWAKFCKENMAGKGFSFWVWLDNIIDLVKKYILALWNEGYIMGFISKERERAILSTKPPGTFLLRFSESSKEGGITFTWVEKDISGKTQIQSVEPYTKQQLNNMSFAEIIMGYKIMDATNILVSPLVYLYPDIPKEEAFGKYCRSESQEHSEATDSGAAPYLKTKFICVTPTSFSNTIDLPMSPRTLDSLMQFGNSSEGAESNAGGQFESLTFDMELTPECASSPM, from the exons ATGGCACAGTGGAACCAGCTACAGCAGCTCGACACGCGGTacctggagcagctccaccAGCTCTACAGCGACAGCTTCCCCATGGAGCTCCGGCAGTTCCTGGCCCCGTGGATTGAAAGCCAGGACTG GGCGTACGCTGCCAGCAAGGAGTCTCACGCCACGCTGGTGTTCCACAACCTGCTGGGGGAGATCGACCAGCAGTACAGCCGCTTTCTGCAGGAGTCCAACGTCCTCTACCAGCACAACCTGCGCCGCATCAAGCAGTTCCTGCAG AGCAGATACTTGGAGAAGCCAATGGAAATAGCTCGCATCGTGGCTCGCTGCCTCTGGGAAGAGTCCCGGCTCCTCCAGACCGCTGCCACCGCAGCCCAG CAAGGGGGACAGGCAACACATCCAACAGCAGCTGTGGtgacagagaagcagcagatgctggagcagcacctgcaggatGTCAGGAAGAGGGTGCAG GATCTGGAGCAGAAGATGAAAGTGGTGGAGAATCTCCAAGATGACTTTGATTTTAACTACAAGACTTTGAAAAGCCAAGGAG ACATGCAGGACCTGAACGGGAACAACCAGTCGGTGACCCGGCAGAagatgcagcagctggagcaaaTGCTGACAGCACTGGACCAGATGCGCAGG GGCATAGTGAGCGAGCTGGCTGGGCTGCTGTCAGCCATGGAGTATGTGCAGAAGATGCTGGCAGATGAGGAACTGGCAGACTGGAAGAGGCGGCAGCAGATTGCCTGCATTGGTGGCCCACCCAATATCTGCCTGGACCGGCTTGAGAACTG GATAACCTCCCTCGCTGAATCGCAGCTACAGACCCGGCAGCAGATCAAGAAGTTGGAAGAACTGCAGCAAAAAGTATCCTATAAGGGTGACCCAATCGTGCAGCACCGGCCCATGCTGGAGGAGCGGATTGTGGAGCTGTTCAGGAACCTGATGAAAAG TGCTTTTGTTGTGGAGAGGCAGCCCTGCATGCCCATGCACCCCGACCGGCCCCTTGTCATCAAGACAGGTGTGCAGTTCACCACCAAAGTCAG GTTGTTGGTCAAGTTTCCAGAGCTGAACTATCAGCTGAAAATCAAAGTCTGCATTGACAA GGACTCTGGGGATGTTGCAGCACTTCGGGG GTCCCGGAAGTTTAACATCCTGGGGACCAACACCAAGGTCATGAACATGGAGGAGTCGAACAACGGCAGCCTCTCAGCAGAGTTCAAACACCTG ACCCTGCGGGAGCAGCGGTGTGGGAATGGAGGCCGAGCCAACTGTGAT GCCTCGCTGATAGTCACTGAGGAGCTGCACCTCATCACGTTTGAGACAGAGGTGTATCACCAGGGGCTGAAGATCGACCTGGAG ACCCACTCGCTGCCTGTGGTGGTCATCTCCAACATCTGTCAGATGCCCAATGCCTGGGCGTCCATCCTGTGGTACAACATGCTGACCAACAACCCCAAG AACGTGAACTTCTTCACCAAGCCACCCATTGGGACCTGGGACCAGGTGGCAGAGGTGCTGAGCTGGCAGTTCTCCTCCACCACAAAGCGCGGGCTCAGCATTGAGCAGCTGACCACGCTGGCAGAAAAACTGCTGG gaCCAGGTGTGAATTACTCTGGCTGTCAGATCACCTGGGCCAAGTTTTGCAAG GAGAACATGGCTGGCAAAGGCTTCTCTTTCTGGGTGTGGCTGGACAACATCATTGACTTGGTGAAGAAGTACATCCTGGCGCTCTGGAACGAAGG GTACATCATGGGCTTCATCAGCAAGGAGCGGGAGCGAGCCATCCTGAGCACCAAGCCCCCGGGGACCTTTCTTCTGCGCTTCAGTGAGAGCAGCAAGGAAGGAGGCATCACCTTCACGTGGGTGGAGAAGGACATCAGTG GGAAGACGCAGATCCAGTCGGTGGAGCCTTacaccaagcagcagctgaacaaCATGTCATTTGCGGAGATCATCATGGGCTACAAAATCATGGATGCCACCAACATCCTGGTGTCCCCACTGGTGTACCTGTACCCAGACATCCCCAAGGAGGAGGCGTTTGGAAAGTACTGCCGCTCCGAGAGCCAGGAACACTCGGAAGCGACGGACTCAG GTGCTGCTCCGTACCTGAAGACCAAGTTCATCTGTGTCACCCC CACCTCCTTCAGCAACACCATCGACCTGCCCATGTCCCCGCGCACCCTGGACTCGCTCATGCAGTTCGGCAACAGCAGCGAGGGCGCAGAGAGCAACGCGGGCGGGCAGTTCG AGTCGCTGACCTTCGACATGGAGCTGACCCCAGAGTGTGCGTCCTCGCCCATGTGA